One Serinicoccus chungangensis genomic window carries:
- the wecC gene encoding UDP-N-acetyl-D-mannosamine dehydrogenase encodes MQQSVAVVGLGYIGLPTAAILASNGVKVVGVDVNDRHVDAVNRGEVPFVEPDLGIHVAGAVSRGLLSARKDTPKADVYIIAVPTPFTEGYQADLSYIDAATDAIIPHLEGGELIILESTSPPGATEHVGRRVLEARPELNLSAEQDDKTVDIAHCPERVLPGRVMIELVANDRIVGGLTLRAAERAREIYAIFCTADIFVTDATTAEMAKLTENAFRDVNIAFANELSIIAERLGIDVFELIGLANKHPRVNILQPGPGVGGHCIAVDPWFIVSAVPEQARLIRTAREVNDSKPGYVLGKVLAAVEGVDEPVVAALGLAFKPDIDDMRESPALDITKRIAAELPGGRVLAVEPNVTELPSSINAIENVALSSLDEAVMQADVILLLVDHREFKAMDRSRLDGTKVIDTRGVWR; translated from the coding sequence ATGCAGCAGAGCGTTGCAGTCGTCGGGCTGGGCTATATCGGACTGCCCACGGCGGCGATCCTGGCCAGCAATGGCGTCAAGGTCGTCGGTGTGGACGTCAACGATCGGCACGTCGATGCCGTCAACCGCGGGGAGGTGCCCTTCGTCGAACCGGATCTCGGCATACACGTCGCGGGGGCGGTGTCGCGGGGGCTGCTGAGCGCACGGAAAGATACGCCCAAGGCAGATGTCTACATCATCGCCGTCCCCACGCCCTTCACCGAGGGGTATCAGGCCGACCTGAGTTACATCGATGCGGCGACCGACGCCATCATTCCCCATCTCGAGGGTGGAGAACTGATCATCCTGGAGTCCACCAGCCCTCCAGGAGCGACCGAGCATGTCGGCCGTCGCGTGCTGGAGGCCCGACCGGAACTGAACCTCTCCGCCGAGCAGGACGACAAGACCGTCGACATCGCTCACTGCCCGGAGCGCGTTCTCCCGGGACGGGTGATGATCGAGCTGGTGGCGAACGACCGGATCGTGGGCGGTCTGACCCTTCGAGCGGCCGAGCGTGCCCGAGAGATCTATGCCATCTTCTGCACCGCGGACATCTTCGTCACGGATGCCACCACCGCCGAGATGGCCAAGCTCACCGAGAACGCCTTCCGAGACGTGAACATCGCTTTCGCAAACGAGTTGTCGATCATCGCCGAGCGTCTGGGCATCGATGTCTTCGAGCTCATTGGACTGGCCAACAAGCACCCTCGTGTCAACATCCTGCAGCCTGGCCCGGGAGTAGGTGGTCACTGCATCGCCGTCGACCCCTGGTTCATCGTCTCGGCCGTGCCCGAGCAGGCGAGACTGATCCGCACGGCCCGGGAGGTGAACGACTCCAAGCCGGGGTACGTGCTGGGCAAGGTCCTGGCCGCGGTGGAGGGCGTCGACGAGCCGGTCGTCGCCGCGCTGGGTTTGGCCTTCAAGCCAGACATCGACGACATGCGTGAGTCCCCCGCGCTGGACATCACCAAGCGCATCGCGGCGGAGCTTCCCGGCGGAAGAGTCCTGGCAGTAGAGCCCAACGTGACCGAACTGCCTTCTTCGATCAACGCCATCGAGAATGTCGCTCTCTCATCCCTCGACGAGGCAGTCATGCAAGCAGACGTCATCCTCCTGCTCGTCGACCACCGCGAGTTCAAGGCCATGGACCGCTCCCGGCTGGACGGCACCAAGGTCATCGACACCAGGGGGGTCTGGCGTTGA
- a CDS encoding glycosyltransferase family protein produces MDDFSLRAFASEWRQVELTQQGWRAQVQAEPVDLLVVESAWNANHGSWQYALTGSRAPVPELRALVEWCAGQGIPTVFWNKEDPVHFDDFIDTARLFDVVLTTDGDMVTTYRDILGHDRVHPMPFAAASWIHNPVRRHGRPLRDIAFAGMYFAHKYPERRAQMDLLLGAACSVSPRLETGLDIFSRFHGGDDRYQFPAPFDEYVVGSLRYDQVLSAYRDYKVFLNVSSVPDSSTMCPRRVFEISACATPVVSTPTPALDNVFAPDEMVTVSDPEQARWTLRALVGNDEWRERLAHRAARRVLSEHTYRHRVDDLLGHVDLTVHRVTDPSVSVVTATNRPYQVEHILRSVATQREVQAQLVLVTHGFDAPPWLQDKADELGLPSVEVRQAEPSLSLGACLNHGIQAADGDVVAKMDDDDLYGPHYLADQLRALDYSGADVVGKRAHHMLISDTGALVVRFPYYERMLTDLVMGPTLMLHRDLATRLPFADLTRGEDTDFLRRVLLEGGRIYASDRYNFVQVRRDTGHTWQVSTAELLANARVVAFGAGTEHVFV; encoded by the coding sequence ATGGACGACTTCAGTCTCCGAGCGTTCGCGTCGGAATGGCGTCAGGTCGAGTTGACGCAGCAGGGTTGGCGTGCGCAGGTGCAGGCTGAACCGGTGGACCTGCTCGTGGTCGAGTCGGCCTGGAACGCCAATCACGGTTCCTGGCAGTACGCGTTGACCGGATCCAGGGCGCCCGTCCCCGAGCTGCGCGCGCTGGTGGAATGGTGCGCGGGTCAGGGCATACCGACGGTCTTCTGGAACAAGGAGGACCCGGTCCACTTCGATGACTTCATCGACACCGCGCGCCTCTTCGACGTGGTCCTCACCACGGACGGCGACATGGTCACCACGTACAGGGACATCTTGGGTCACGACCGGGTGCACCCCATGCCGTTCGCGGCGGCGTCCTGGATCCACAACCCCGTCCGGCGGCATGGCCGACCCTTGCGCGACATCGCGTTCGCCGGTATGTACTTCGCTCACAAGTACCCGGAGCGACGAGCCCAGATGGACCTGCTCCTGGGGGCGGCCTGCTCGGTGAGCCCGCGCCTCGAGACGGGGCTGGACATCTTCTCGCGGTTCCACGGCGGAGATGACCGCTACCAGTTCCCCGCACCCTTCGACGAGTACGTCGTCGGTAGCCTGCGCTACGACCAGGTGCTGTCCGCGTACCGTGACTACAAGGTCTTTCTGAATGTCAGTTCCGTGCCGGACAGCAGCACGATGTGTCCCCGTCGTGTTTTCGAGATCAGCGCCTGCGCGACGCCGGTGGTGTCGACGCCCACGCCCGCCCTCGACAACGTCTTCGCCCCTGACGAGATGGTGACCGTCAGCGACCCCGAGCAGGCTCGCTGGACCCTGCGGGCCCTCGTCGGCAACGACGAATGGCGGGAGCGGCTGGCTCACCGCGCCGCCCGGCGCGTCCTGTCCGAGCACACGTATCGGCATCGCGTCGACGATCTTCTCGGCCACGTCGACCTGACTGTGCACCGAGTGACCGACCCGTCCGTCTCGGTGGTCACGGCCACCAACCGCCCTTACCAGGTCGAGCACATCCTGCGATCGGTCGCTACTCAGCGGGAGGTGCAGGCCCAGCTCGTCCTGGTCACCCACGGGTTCGACGCGCCACCATGGCTGCAGGACAAGGCTGACGAGCTGGGCCTCCCCAGCGTGGAGGTCAGGCAGGCGGAGCCGTCCCTCAGCCTTGGTGCGTGCCTGAATCACGGGATACAGGCCGCTGACGGCGATGTCGTGGCGAAGATGGACGACGACGACCTCTACGGCCCCCACTACCTCGCCGACCAGCTCCGGGCCCTCGACTACTCGGGTGCCGATGTGGTCGGCAAGCGAGCCCACCACATGCTCATCTCGGACACCGGCGCGCTCGTCGTCAGGTTTCCTTACTACGAGCGGATGCTGACCGACCTCGTCATGGGACCGACGCTCATGCTGCACCGAGACCTTGCCACCCGGTTGCCGTTCGCCGACCTGACCCGGGGAGAGGACACCGACTTCCTTCGGCGGGTGCTGCTCGAGGGGGGCCGGATCTACGCATCTGACCGGTACAACTTCGTGCAGGTCCGCCGGGACACCGGTCATACGTGGCAGGTGAGCACCGCAGAACTTCTGGCCAACGCCCGGGTCGTCGCCTTCGGTGCGGGAACCGAGCATGTCTTCGTCTGA